Proteins found in one Dermacentor silvarum isolate Dsil-2018 chromosome 8, BIME_Dsil_1.4, whole genome shotgun sequence genomic segment:
- the LOC125947432 gene encoding uncharacterized protein LOC125947432 — MTGAEAAVTHFAGRLGQLEPFDESASDWASYEERLTSLLIVNRVPDGDKVHAFLSIIGPKTYGLLKSLTAPELPSTKSFEDLKKVLSDHLSSKPSVIGERAKFHRRCQREGESLSSYVAELRKLSQTCEFGSALDESLRDRFVCGLLREDIQRVLFTEDSKLTFQKAVERALAMEAAKKSAAEARGTDAAVGDVHKVQPETQKTCKSCFRCGSPKHTSEACPHLDATCFSCSKKGHIQRACRSSGKTFSKKKQTKKNVKMLTVVSRKASTLSLNGVSAAQSDPVTVQMTIDGVLVNMELDTGAAVSVMSKTQFRQLFPSAVVEPTTVKLRTYTGALVRPQGVSSVNVQHGDHSAILPLYVVDHKGPPLLGREWLHAVRLEWAKIWNLNNITRTFATSDTESAHKAYRQRRRRLTHSSRLQPLKTGSSCSRSWESSISTASSFLT, encoded by the exons ATGACTGGGGCCGAGGCAGCAGTGACGCACTTCGCTGGGCGACTGGGCCAGCTGGAACCTTTTGACGAGTCCGCCAGCGATTGGGCTTCGTACGAAGAGCGGCTTACGTCGTTACTGATTGTAAACCGAGTACCCGACGGCGACAAGGTACACGCCTTTTTGAGCATTATCGGTCCGAAGACCTACGGGTTGTTGAAGTCATTAACAGCTCCCGAACTGCCTTCTACGAAGAGTTTCGAAGACCTCAAGAAAGTTTTGAGCGACCACCTGTCCTCGAAGCCGTCCGTCATTGGAGAACGGGCCAAGTTTCACCGGAGGTGTCAACGAGAAGGCGAGTCCTTATCTAGTTATGTTGCCGAGCTTCGTAAACTGTCGCAAACGTGCGAGTTTGGAAGCGCCCTTGACGAGTCCCTTCGGGACCGCTTCGTGTGCGGCCTGCTACGAGAAGACATTCAGCGAGTGCTTTTCACGGAAGATAGCAAGCTTACGTTCCAGAAAGCGGTGGAGCGAGCTCTGGCAATGGAAGCGGCTAAGAAGAGTGCTGCTGAGGCACGCGGCACCGACGCCGCAGTCGGCGATGTGCACAAGGTGCAACCAGAGAcgcagaaaacatgcaaaagctgCTTTCGCTGTGGTTCGCCAAAACACACGAGTGAAGCATGCCCTCACTTGGACGCAACTTGTTTCAGTTGCAGCAAAAAAGGGCATATCCAGAGAGCCTGCCGAAGCAGTGGTAAGACTTTTTCTAAGAAAAAGCAGACGAAAAAGAATGTGAAGATGCTGACGGTTGTGTCGCGGAAAGCTTCGACCCTCAGTCTAAACGGCGTGTCGGCAGCTCAGAGCGACCCTGTCACCGTGCAGATGACCATCGACGGCGTCTTGGTGAACATGGAGCTAGACACGGGAGCGGCTGTTTCCGTCATGTCAAAGACGCAGTTCCGTCAGCTCTTTCCTTCGGCTGTAGTGGAGCCTACGACAGTTAAACTTCGTACCTACACAGGAGCACTGGTACGACCCCAGGGAGTCTCGTCGGTCAACGTGCAGCACGGCGACCATTCTGCAATTCTCCCACTCTACGTCGTAGACCACAAGGGACCACCTCTACTGGGCCGGGAGTGGCTGCACGCCGTCCGGCTGGAGTGGGCGAAAATCTGGAACCTGAACAACATTACAAG GACCTTTGCTACCTCGGACACAGAATCAGCGCACAAGGCATATCGGCAACGACGGAGAAGGTTGACGCACTCCTCAAGGCTCCAGCCCCTAAAGACAGGCAGCAGCTGCAGTCGTTCCTGGGAGTCGTCAATTTCTACGGCAAGTTCCTTCCTAACCTAG
- the LOC125947740 gene encoding uncharacterized protein LOC125947740, producing the protein MRVIVPAKLRNLLLDELHEGHPGTVRSKQLARSYVWWPSIEADLEHRVKACSGPLSFIVRATTPRGSFTWRRHKDQLLARTTDPDREASDQEGCEFLAFPPSVDPVTSSAPTTSGPAASQEIQTAGARRYPTRPSTTGQISSWSLAW; encoded by the exons ATGCGAGTGATCGTGCCGGCAAAGTTGCGCAACTTGCTGCTGGACGAACTCCACGAAGGGCACCCAGGCACCGTGCGCAGCAAGCAACTGGCGCGCAGCTACGTGTGGTGGCCGTCCATCGAGGCGGACCTCGAGCATCGTGTCAAGGCCTGC TCCGGCCCTTTGTCTTTTATCGTTCGTGCTACCACACCCAGAGGCAGTTTCACCTGGCGTCGTCACAAGGACCAGCTGCTCGCGCGGACCACGGATCCGGACCGCGAGGCATCTGACCAGGAGGGATGCGAGTTCCTGGCGTTTCCACCAAGCGTCGACCCAGTGACATCCTCCGCTCCTACCACCAGTGGTCCTGCCGCTTCGCAAGAGATCCAGACGGCGGGTGCAAGACGCTACCCGACTAGACCGTCGACCACCGGACAGATATCAAGCTGGAGTTTAGCTTGGTAA